ATAAAGTTCTTATCCTCTCATGTCGTAATTACTATTAGAGGCCAAACGCAGGAATATTAAACTATAATGTCTCTTCTCTCTACCAGTGacaaccccagcagaaacccccaTCATTGTGACTGGACTGGAAAGCTTCACCTTCCATAAATTTCTTGGAGAGGGTGCTTTTGGTAAAGTAAGTATCAGGAGTTGTTGTCACTTTTTCCTTATGTGTAGTAATATGACTATAGCAAAATCAAGATTTCACATCTTCTCATGGCAGGATGCGCCGTTCCTCAAGTTCTAATGTTCTGTCTCCTCTAGGTCATGCTGGCCACACATCCCGACTGCCAACAACAACTGGCAGTGAAgctggtgaagaagagggtcctgCTTCAGAACTTTAGAAACAACGTTCTGATTGAGCGACAGGTCCTGGAGGTGACTGGGAAAAGTCCACTATTCACCCACGCTTATGCCACCTTCCAGACCAAGGTAAGAGTCTTATTCACTACTGGGTTTTGTGAGTAGGTCAGTTCTTTCCAACCCCATCCTACTTTTGCCAACATTGTTGTACTTAAATGAGTTCCAAGACTTGCACTATGATGGTAGGTCAACCTGAACCTCTGGCTTCTTCTACTTGGGAAGCATAACATCTCCAAAGCAGGGTATATATATGCACTCTAATATTCCATAGTTAAGTTTTTTGAAACTTACATGATATGCTCTGTCTTTATCACAGGACTATGCCTTCTTCATCATGGAGTTTCTCAGCGGAGGAGACCTAGGTGACCTCATACATGCCAAAGCCCCATTTACCATTCCAGTCACCAGGTAAGGCAGAACATAGATATCTTAGATAAAGACAATAGTTGTCAGGAACATCCATCTTTATATCATTTATTGGTCTCATAGTGAATGTTGATGTTTTCTCTTTTTGTAATCAGATTTTTTGCAGCTGAGATCATCTGTGGGCTGCAGTTTCTCCATAACAGAGGCATCATACATAGAGACATAAAACCAGACAACATCTTAATGGACAGCGCCGGTCACTTGAAGATTGGCGATTTCGGTCTTGCCGTGATGAACATCTTTGGGGAAAGGAAGATCTCACAATATGCCGGAACTCTTAGCTACATGGCACCCGAGGTGAGGAATCATCTATGTGCTTCTCATTGTGCATAGGGCTGGACATCTCCATGACTTCTGCTGCTCTGGACAATGCTCTTATTTTTTATTGTCTCCCTGATATTTCTACAGATTCTTCTGGAGAAGCCCTACAACACGGCAGTGGACTGGTTCTCAGCTGGTGTGACGATATATGAGATGGCTACTGGCAAATATCCATTCTCTGCCAGTATATTTCCTGAAAAAATTCAGAAGTCACTGATCAACGATGTTCCCACCTACCCAAAACGACTCGACCCACAAGCCAGAGACCTCATAGAGAGGgtgagtataaaaatatatagcagTACAACAGCGGCTAAATATGACATTGAAAACTAGGGACTACATTGGAAAGTGTGATCTACAATTCTGAAAtgtcttcaatatatttttttccagctctTAATCAAGTCACCAGAGAGTCGCCAGTTAGCGGTATGTAACATCAGGGAACATCCATTTTTCATGGACATCGAGTGGACAGATATAGAGGAAGCAGCAGCTTGTCCACCATTCCAACCAGGACCAGTAAGTACAGGATCCAGGGAAGATTTGGGTAGTAGTAAAGTTCCATTGTGCCCTTTCTTGTTAAACACAGGATCTTGGATCTTCTCTCCACAGCTACCAGTGATGACatcgaaaaaaataaatgatgtcctATCCTCCACCGAAGCCAATAAGCCACCAATGGCCGATAAAGATCAAAAGCTATTCTGTGGATTCACTTTTGCCAATGCCAGATGGCAGGTCATAAAGCCAATACAAGAACCTGTCATACGTCATCGCAGGTGGGTCATCGTAACTGAGAGGGAAATATGGGGATTATTGAAAGTTCCCTCAATTACCTGTGATTTTATCAGCAGAGTGTGGTGTGGAGTCCATTTACTGATGGAAGCTTATAGTCTGCTGATGGGTCTACAGGGTAAACGTGCAGGTGGTTACCACTATTACAATGCTATTTTATCTCTTGGCAGAACATTTGGCAGGATTGTGAGAGAGATCGTCCACAGGATCTGGAGGAGGATAAACCACTGGAAGTGAGCAGCTCCACTATATATACAGATGTCCACAATAGATCAGTGGGAGAAAAccatcatgttatagcagagccTCTTGATGACATCACACTCACCAGGAAAATCCACCGAGAATTGCTGTCCTTGTATGAGCCTCAAATTCCAACCTCTGACCTCTATGTACTCTCCTGACAACTTATCGGTACTGTGATATAACAGTCCTGGTCCTTCAGTTTCATTTCCAACTGCCACTAGGAATAACCTGAGGGTCataacctgcagagtagcaggagcaGAGAAGCAGCAGGAAGTCGATGAAGATTCTTCCACGAATCAATGAATTGACCGCCAGCGCTTCTAGTCCACAAGCTGCCTCTTGTGCCCAAGGGAAGGGTAGTCCTTacgccatggttccctagaggtttcctccacagggggtttttcctctcctgCGTGCCAACGGATAACAACATCAACAAGAAAATGGTAACTTGTTGGACTCTGCCCTCAGTGTTAATCACACCATCCACTAGTGGCAAAGAGGGACCGAAGAGGACATTTACCACCAATAAACAATAAACAGTACCATTTACCATCATCTGGTAGTAGCGTGATTATCTTATATCTAACGAATCCTTAGACTCTACAGTCATTGGTTTATCTGTAATGGAGAGCATGCAAGTCTAATAAGACTTGTCTCGATACAGTGTCTTTATGTTAAAACATGTCCGACTGTAAAGAATTTCTGTCTTTTAAGACTAGCACAACAtacaataggaaaaaaaacaaaattttagaCAATATACACCTATATGTTAGACCATGAGGCATCCATGTATCATATCCTGTTGTAGGAGAAAGTACTCAAGCGTTGTCTTGCTAAGCAATCTAACATGAAATGCAGGGTCAGGACGATGAGTAGGCAAGGGTAGGTACCTGCCTAGGGCGCTCCTTACTAATCTTAAGGGGAGGGGGCACAATTAACTAATGACCTCTGAAGCGCTTATTCGGTCAGCAAGCCCTGGGAACAGTCATTATGGCGTTCCTTGTCCTAGCACCGATATTATTCATCGCTCCCTGGTCTTTTACTCTCTATAATGAAGACATCCAGACACTGTGCGGCATGAAGAGTATTGGTGCCCATAggagaagtatttttttttttgtctagttTGAGGTCTTTATCTAGGGGACCAAGGAGTGAAGTGGTATTATAGGGTAGACAGGGGTTTGCTtaaatttggggtctgatctggggtctgtataaagttGGTTTGTGTTTCATGGATGATTGGTAGGAGAGGCTCTGAAAATGTATTTTCAGCAGAGCAGTGCCCATGGAATACAGAAGACACACAGAGACCAAAAAATGGACACGTGAACCAAACACTGGTGCAGATTTTTCCCTTATATCTTATGTCTGTgtagctccactcctggttttggctcacaatcactgatggaaatgactgaccaaaacactgacgtgtgaataaggccataAGGCCTAATTGTTAACCTGTGCTTTGAATAGGGCCAACCAATATTCACTACTTGTGCAAGGGGTGGGAGACTGAGGGCCCTCTggaggattcacctgttcccctgtgggccagtacgAGCctgcacatgggtccagagatctccccattcattgctccaattgctctgttttatttttattgctcAGATTTATTTCAGCCTGCCTGCTTAGTGGAGAGTGCGTCCTTTCTTAAGGGTTGTGTCCatgctgctgcagttatttccctatcacagcttaggaggtGTGTTCATTCTTCTGCAGCTcttttcctatcacagctcaggaagtatgtcctttctgctgcagctgtcatCAAATCACAGCTGGATGGAGATCCTTTCTGCTGCGGCTCTCTTCCTAtcccagctcagggtgtgtgtcatttctgctgcagctctccctctatcacagctcagggagtgtgttcttcctgctgcagatttctccctataaggctagattcacacagccatatgtgttttacggtccacaaattgcggatccgaaaacaAAAACAGATGATGTCCATATGgcgcccatttttttttttgtggatccattgtaacaatgcctacccctgtccgcaaaacggacaagaataggacatgttctaggggttttttttgcggggctacggaacggacatacggatgtggatagcacacggtgtgctgtccgccttTTTTTTTCCcgcgtgaatgtagcctaactgtcacagtttctaacagtagatatggctggtagcAGTTGAAGAATTAAACTgaccatgtgcgaccacctcaagaGGTGGTCGTACACTTTACCACACAGACTAAACAACAGGGGGctattaaaatgaaataaaggGAATATCTAACAACTTGAacatttttgcaacaaaaaaGTAAATTATACAAGTAACTCGTTTTTCATGaatggtggcacaacccctttaacagtcacagtGAGAGACCCTATTAGAGAAGAATTTAGGGAGACATGTATGTACAGACACTTTTACAACACTCATAATGGGAGAAATTTGAAAACGACTGTTTCCATTGTGAGAAATTCTCAGAATTCTTACAAAAACAATGTGCTAACCACATCCTTAATACCCACATAGCATCAGGTGGTCACCGGCCGGCACATTCTGCTTCTCCGAAAACATCAGTTGAtaccaagctttttttttttctgctcacACAAACAGAGGCAAACATCTCTCTACAGTGCTTTCCTGGAATTTACATCTCCATAAAGAAGCTGAGTGGTACTGAGCTGGTCAGAGACTATGACACTGCCTTAAGCCATCTTTGGACAGTTTGGCAAATTTCCTCCCTGCTAACCTGAAAGGTGAGCAAGTGGAAATATCTATACCAACTGTGGCACCTAAATGTTATCTGTCCTTGGTTGCCACATTCACTATGGAGCTTCATACTGCCTCTATAAACATCCGTGCAAAAAGTGTCCCTGAGAAGGACCATGGATGAAGTGCTTATTGATGAGTAGTGACAAGTGTCTGCTAGTGGAAAGACCATGGCCATCAGACCCTGAGCAGAAGACATTCTCTGGAATGATGGATCACATATCAACATTTGGCAGTCTGGTAAGGGTAATCTTGATTTGATGGATGTAGGAAATCTACTACTTGACTGagaatataggggcatatttaaacgccggtcttaatcagccttatacctggcggtggattgctgaagttatgtagaggcgctggcctctatataacttcggcgtatccaccgctgagtcTAAATGTAACACCGTTTCCTTGccctcttacatttagaccattttctaggcCTAAACCAGTCGTAGAAAAAGGTAAATTAGACTTTATTAGACCTGGTGTGAATAGGGAAGTCGTCTCAGATTCTGCTGCACCACGTTGTGCAACAGAATCTGCACCATACATACGCCaaaaaagtggcatatatctggtcataaatgacccccatagtcctGTTAATTTAAATGGTGGACTTATTTTCCCATGCCATAGCCTGGCACTCTCCAGCTCTTCCTATCTGGGGAATACAATAgctccttatggagagcaccttAAATGGCATAAGGaatcttataggccaggcaatgctcctctggaatttttGGAAGAAAGTATACCGTCCACCTCTTCCTAGTGATCTATGATACGGAGTCCGACACTCTTCTAGGATCTTCTGAAGAGTCCTCACCTTAAGACCCCTTTACATTGGCAGAAGAATAGCAAAGATTCCTAttgttagtgattatctggcagtgtaaatgtaccgccgaAACACTCATTCATTGGGCAATTCAATCACTTGTGCACACACAAAAACcgctgtttgccggcagcagatcctgCTGGGTAAACACAATCTGAAgccggcaaataatgattctgtatggggacaagcaatggcattaaatgcagtggtctcctccaccagcgagcagcagatcgtcaggaaggaacgcttccttcccgacaatctgctgctctgtcatcCCACGTAAAGGGTTTAACAtgtgtgccagaaaactggtgcgcATTACACCAGTAATCTGCTTCAGCTCCTGGCATATTTCAGTTCTGTTGCACGGATTGCAGAAAATGCGACAAATTTAAGCCTGTTAGTAAATTGGTCGGATCTTCCTCcagctgagttttttttttttttttttttttactaacactgGGGTGTGAAAAGCTAGTCTCTAAAGAAACACTCCTACAAAAATTTGTATTCTCTgatctgttagaaaggtacacaaGGTAATCTGTATTGAcgataatcttcttaccagtgactgtatttgggaGTTATAacgtcccttctgatcctcagctgtgccatgtgaccagcactctgatctccgATCTACAAAGGATAGGaaatcagttacttctctattcattcctatgagacagacattgaggctcccatagaaatacatagagaaacCGGCTTCCTGGCCACACATAAGGTGCAGCAGTTGGAAAGTctaattgctggtcacatgacacagctgaggatcagaagggaggttataactcacaaaaacTCCCTGGTAAgaacttcactacagtttacatcgtgtacctttctaacaggtcagagaataaacatttttatgggagtgcttctttaataaaCGAACCTCCTTACCTCTTCCTGTCTGTTTCTGATGTTCCAGTTGTAGAAAGCTACATCAAGCATTTCACAGGTCTGCAAATTGCAacactacaggtcccagcatgccATTGTGGTGCAAGCCATGACTCCAGGTGGGCCAGATATAACCAGAAGAAATCACAGACCACACAGTCAACATTTCTATATTCACAGGAGGCTTTTATTACAGGTCAAGCTGCAAGATACAAGGATAATCTGCAAGAATGCACAATGCTACTGTAACAAAGCTGCAGCGATCATTTCCATTCACACACTTTATTACACAAGGGGTTTACGGTGGGAACAAAGGTAGTTCCAGAGCTTTCCAGATCACAGGTCTCCACTCCTGGCTTCATATCCTGTGACTCCATCATAAAcggatagtatatactgtatctacCCTAGACCCACACGTCCCTGCTGTGTATCACTGGCTCAGTAGTCTGCATGGTGGGCGCGGCGGACTGATGCAAAGCAAGCTCCCCGTGGCTCACAGACGGCCTGGCTCCTATCCATTATAATGATACCTTATAACGTCTACAAACAATAAATATAAGTAACTGAATGCAAGAAATGATTACACATTGTCtatggggccttaaaggggtcctccgacTGTTTTTATAATAACAATGGGATTAATACAGAAGAAAGTGGGGGCAAAAATAACGTA
This is a stretch of genomic DNA from Bufo gargarizans isolate SCDJY-AF-19 chromosome 3, ASM1485885v1, whole genome shotgun sequence. It encodes these proteins:
- the LOC122931863 gene encoding protein kinase C delta type-like codes for the protein MERAEGAQDLSQPSDIYGLNMEVPKNLPQKRKRKRKRRVQPPNKRRRIETSEKAKDGGKEKMIKASKRPGSPIQESILKKRKRGEKTGGKAEDGPSTSYNTEMEQLSVTTPAETPIIVTGLESFTFHKFLGEGAFGKVMLATHPDCQQQLAVKLVKKRVLLQNFRNNVLIERQVLEVTGKSPLFTHAYATFQTKDYAFFIMEFLSGGDLGDLIHAKAPFTIPVTRFFAAEIICGLQFLHNRGIIHRDIKPDNILMDSAGHLKIGDFGLAVMNIFGERKISQYAGTLSYMAPEILLEKPYNTAVDWFSAGVTIYEMATGKYPFSASIFPEKIQKSLINDVPTYPKRLDPQARDLIERLLIKSPESRQLAVCNIREHPFFMDIEWTDIEEAAACPPFQPGPLPVMTSKKINDVLSSTEANKPPMADKDQKLFCGFTFANARWQVIKPIQEPVIRHRRTFGRIVREIVHRIWRRINHWK